In a genomic window of Streptomyces roseoviridis:
- a CDS encoding arginase family protein produces MRNIVIVDAPSNLGLRPPAPGTVPGCHKLAGALRENGIVRRLGTSEGGVVVPPRYDLGDWREGDGVFHAAALARYTVRLADRVERHVAAGDFALVLGGDCSVQLGAALALRRLGRYGLASVDASPDFRHPGNSDRVGAAAGEELALATGRGQADLTDLEGRRPYLRDEDVRLLGTRDAFLDDPELVELRALKVPVATVSELREWGPADLGAATALSLETPALDGFWVHLDADVLDPTVMPAVDSPDPDGLLPDELLALLRPLVRSPRCVGLDVTIYDPDLDPDGTAGALLTDLVVASFGES; encoded by the coding sequence ATGCGGAACATCGTGATCGTCGACGCCCCGTCCAACCTCGGGCTGCGGCCGCCGGCCCCCGGCACCGTGCCCGGCTGCCACAAACTGGCGGGGGCGCTCCGCGAGAACGGGATCGTGCGGAGACTGGGGACGTCCGAGGGCGGGGTCGTGGTACCGCCCCGCTACGACCTGGGCGACTGGCGGGAGGGCGACGGGGTCTTCCACGCGGCGGCCCTCGCCCGGTACACCGTCCGGCTCGCCGACCGCGTCGAACGCCACGTGGCCGCCGGGGACTTCGCGCTCGTCCTCGGCGGCGACTGTTCGGTGCAGCTGGGCGCCGCCCTCGCGCTGCGCCGGCTCGGCCGGTACGGCCTGGCCTCCGTCGACGCGTCCCCGGACTTCCGCCATCCGGGCAACTCGGACCGGGTCGGCGCGGCCGCGGGCGAGGAGCTCGCCCTGGCGACCGGCCGCGGCCAGGCCGACCTGACCGATCTGGAGGGACGGCGCCCCTACCTGCGGGACGAGGACGTCCGGCTCCTCGGCACGCGCGACGCCTTCCTTGACGACCCCGAGCTCGTGGAGCTGCGGGCGCTGAAGGTGCCCGTCGCCACGGTGTCCGAGCTGCGGGAGTGGGGCCCCGCCGACCTGGGGGCCGCGACCGCCCTCAGTCTGGAGACACCGGCCCTGGACGGCTTCTGGGTGCACCTGGACGCGGACGTCCTGGATCCGACGGTGATGCCGGCCGTGGACAGCCCCGACCCGGACGGCCTGCTGCCGGACGAACTCCTCGCCCTGCTGCGGCCGCTGGTGCGCTCCCCGCGCTGCGTCGGGCTCGACGTCACGATCTACGACCCGGATCTCGACCCCGACGGCACCGCCGGCGCGCTCCTCACCGATCTCGTCGTGGCGTCCTTCGGGGAGAGCTGA
- a CDS encoding LysR family transcriptional regulator, with the protein MDLELRHLKTIRAIADAGSLTRAATALGLAQPALSAQLKRIERALGGTLFERGRDGVRATPLGDLVLDRARVVLPAVCELQEEAVRFAREGARGHRLGGTHGPLLGGLVDRLARTGEGAPVTTYTSWSEREIAGGVVAGRLDFALVGVCGESSPPEAGRLAWTEVARDPVYVMLAASHPLASRTEIALAELATEAWTDVPGDGCFGDCFAAACVRAGFTPACVYETDTASCVHLVQVGRAVGLCRATFPATPGLVTRPLAGAPLIWRHLLGWHPEGRAANRASAVLGHARAAHAEALSRSAAHAPAPSAGP; encoded by the coding sequence ATGGACTTGGAGTTGCGGCACCTGAAGACGATCCGGGCCATCGCCGACGCCGGCAGCCTCACCCGGGCCGCCACCGCCCTCGGCCTGGCCCAGCCCGCCCTCAGCGCCCAGCTCAAACGCATCGAACGGGCCCTGGGCGGAACGCTGTTCGAGCGCGGCCGGGACGGAGTGCGGGCCACCCCGCTCGGCGACCTCGTCCTCGACCGCGCCCGGGTCGTGCTCCCCGCCGTCTGCGAGCTCCAGGAGGAGGCCGTGCGCTTCGCCCGCGAGGGCGCGAGGGGGCACCGCCTCGGCGGCACCCACGGACCACTGCTCGGCGGCCTCGTCGACCGGCTCGCCCGCACCGGCGAGGGCGCGCCCGTCACCACGTACACCTCCTGGTCCGAGCGGGAGATCGCCGGCGGGGTCGTCGCCGGCCGGCTGGACTTCGCGCTGGTCGGGGTCTGCGGCGAGAGCAGCCCGCCCGAAGCCGGACGGCTCGCCTGGACCGAGGTCGCCCGCGACCCGGTGTACGTGATGCTCGCCGCCTCCCATCCGCTCGCCTCCCGGACCGAGATCGCACTCGCCGAACTCGCCACGGAGGCGTGGACCGACGTCCCCGGCGACGGCTGCTTCGGCGACTGCTTCGCCGCCGCGTGCGTGCGCGCCGGGTTCACCCCCGCCTGCGTGTACGAGACGGACACCGCCTCGTGCGTCCACCTGGTCCAGGTGGGCCGGGCGGTCGGCCTGTGCCGGGCCACCTTCCCCGCGACGCCGGGCCTGGTCACCCGCCCGCTGGCCGGCGCCCCGCTGATCTGGCGCCACCTCCTCGGCTGGCACCCGGAGGGCCGCGCGGCGAACCGCGCTTCCGCCGTCCTCGGCCACGCCCGCGCCGCCCACGCCGAGGCCCTGTCCCGCAGCGCGGCCCACGCCCCGGCACCCTCCGCCGGCCCGTGA
- a CDS encoding SMI1/KNR4 family protein, translating into MDWGLVEAELGLALPADFTLLCTLYPTFDLGDFLRVAAPVPGQEQAWVQGVRDDLDIVAEWCEDAELVVPLRPYPAPGGVLPWATSLQGDFFLWSTSPAGPGEWTVTVASRSGGWWHYSGGAVQFLADLVTGAVEPWGLPSVPAQVTWVLGRDADSR; encoded by the coding sequence GTGGACTGGGGTCTGGTGGAGGCGGAGCTGGGACTGGCCCTCCCTGCGGACTTCACACTGCTGTGCACCCTCTACCCGACGTTCGACCTGGGCGACTTTCTCCGGGTTGCCGCGCCGGTTCCCGGTCAGGAGCAGGCGTGGGTGCAAGGAGTGCGGGACGATCTGGACATCGTCGCCGAGTGGTGCGAGGACGCGGAGCTCGTCGTCCCGCTGCGCCCGTATCCCGCACCAGGGGGTGTGCTCCCCTGGGCGACCTCTCTTCAGGGCGACTTCTTCCTGTGGTCGACCAGTCCGGCCGGACCCGGGGAATGGACGGTCACCGTCGCCTCCCGCAGCGGTGGATGGTGGCACTACAGCGGCGGTGCGGTCCAGTTCCTCGCCGACCTGGTCACGGGCGCAGTGGAGCCCTGGGGGCTGCCTTCGGTCCCTGCACAGGTCACCTGGGTACTCGGCCGAGACGCCGACAGCCGATGA
- the rpmG gene encoding 50S ribosomal protein L33: MPRTTHRPVITLRSTAGTGVTYVTRKNRRNDPDRLVLRKYDPVAGAHVEFRETR, encoded by the coding sequence ATGCCACGCACCACCCACCGCCCCGTGATCACCCTCCGGTCCACGGCGGGCACCGGTGTCACCTACGTGACCCGCAAGAACCGCCGGAACGACCCCGACCGTCTGGTCCTGCGCAAGTACGACCCCGTCGCCGGCGCCCACGTGGAGTTCCGCGAGACGCGCTGA